In Lineus longissimus chromosome 7, tnLinLong1.2, whole genome shotgun sequence, a genomic segment contains:
- the LOC135491020 gene encoding protein SSUH2 homolog, whose amino-acid sequence MAAANPPTGPDMPGQGAYAGPPDQGGAIGQPDDNRRDDDSDSGSESDGSSPDLNGFQVYGGYEKVGGFGQDSELPPPPPPPKPTGEPPHVEYAEVANLKEEQCREAMLGLVAEKCCWGKKAAEGMTFNKITGSTALHYILQTFCEGRSTNYEHVPFVGQEIDGPQNGHPPEPWAIDVAPDEMFDSHQKKVEVPHTAVVKDCHRCQATGTIICSRCSGTGNTRCYTCGGDGSVRRYDARTESYENERCYMCNGSGRRSCSRCGGDGRVTCPVCKGHRQLKCYIALTVKFINHQEDFILEETDLPDELVREVSGNSIFEQTLPQVWPITAYPTEEINENSMRLVEKHRSGFGSERQLMQKHEIRAIPVTECDYKWKEEDRRFWVYGLDRMVHAPDYPQQCCWGCQIL is encoded by the exons ATGGCCGCTGCAAATCCTCCAACTG GGCCGGACATGCCAGGTCAGGGTGCCTATGCAGGCCCACCCGACCAGGGAGGCGCTATTGGCCAGCCGGATGATAACCGCCGGGATGATGACAGCGACAGTGGATCAGAGTCAG ATGGGTCATCTCCAGATCTCAATGGGTTCCAAGTGTATGGAGGTTATGAGAAGGTTGGCGGGTTCGGACAAG ATTCTGAGCTTCCCCCGCCCCCTCCGCCACCAAAACCAACCGGAGAGCCACCGCATGTGGAATATGCAGA GGTTGCTAACCTAAAAGAGGAGCAGTGTAGGGAGGCGATGCTTGGCTTGGTTGCTGAGAAGTGTTGTTGGGGAAAGAAGGCGGCCGAAGGAATGACCTTCAATAAAATCACTGGCTCAACTGCCTTACAT TATATCCTGCAAACATTTTGCGAGGGTCGCAGCACCAACTATGAGCACGTGCCGTTTGTGGGTCAAGAAATTGATGGGCCTCAAAATGGACATCCCCCGGAACCATGGGCGATCGATGTCGCTCCTGATGAAATGTTCGACAGTCATCAAAAGAAGGTGGAAGTTCCCCACACTGCCGTGGTGAAG GATTGTCACCGCTGCCAAGCCACTGGTACTATCATCTGCAGCCGCTGCTCGGGTACTGGTAACACGCGCTGTTATACGTGCGGCGGTGACGGCTCTGTGCGCCGCTACGACGCTAGAACAGAATCATACGAAAATGAAAGATGTTATATGTGCAACGGGAGTGGCCGTAGGAG CTGTAGCCGTTGTGGTGGTGATGGACGCGTGACGTGTCCGGTCTGCAAAGGCCACCGTCAACTCAAGTGTTACATTGCGCTTACAGTCAAGTT TATCAATCACCAAGAAGACTTCATCCTTGAGGAGACGGACCTGCCTGATGAGTTGGTTCGCGAAGTAAGCGGCAACTCCATCTTCGAGCAGACTTTGCCGCAG GTTTGGCCAATCACAGCCTACCCGACGGAGGAGATTAACGAAAACTCTATGAGGCTAGTGGAGAAACACAGGTCTGGATTTGGTTCCGAGAGACAACTCATGCAG AAACACGAAATCCGAGCGATTCCCGTGACCGAATGCGACTACAAGTGGAAAGAGGAGGACCGCAGGTTCTGGGTGTATGGTTTAGACAGGATGGTCCACGCCCCAGACTACCCACAGCAATGCTGCTGGGGATGCCAGATCCTCTAA
- the LOC135491550 gene encoding acid-sensing ion channel 1C-like produces the protein MVLAVRIKGTFAIERSKLGTMTKDRTVTTKIGTRDAWDSPPDYGESGGITIEKGPPKSKKTWMTAMSAVTAVKAFKDPYPVERVEKTPVDPLECEAKDPTFFQHFCSRVEIAGIKKVSDPEYGIFRRLLWLMLILGCLGFGIFQCTIQMAQFFNRPIRVKVNVSRAKALEFPTLTFCNFNLYKESATEKAGITGLLFVIVNQIDGADLTPYDMKNFNWTENYIHFGHQKKDSIVMCSFQHKTCTEANFRQLTTDMGWCFQFNYENPLLKVENAGTDFALQLHLYVETEEYLVSANGPGMGFKVLPHDLYDIPLMRPSGIAVSPGMMTFIGLKKRKVEKLAAPHGTCGSKPLKYFANYSTSACLVECNTDYIAEHCGCKLDYQPGNFSFCNPKDMYDCAFDRSKLFVSDPNQTCTDACPDECKSTTYETDWSAIDIKPDYYEGVIYKGNLSHTYNKNVTPESMAKNLAVVYIFYRDMNVEETVQQPAYSSFDMFCDVGGTFGLVLGASVLTFIDIVDFLVYYFVTRKMTQKVAVN, from the exons ATGGTACTAGCCGTGAGAATCAAAGGAACATTCGCGATAGAACGCAGCAAACTAGGCACAATGACTAAAGACAGGACAGTGACGACCAAGATAGGCACACGGGACGCCTGGGACAGTCCACCGGATTATGGCGAATCTGGCGGCATAACCATCGAGAAGGGTCCGCCAAAAAGCAAGAAGACATGGATGACCGCCATGTCTGCCGTGACAGCGGTGAAGGCCTTCAAGGACCCGTACCCCGTGGAAAGGGTAGAGAAGACCCCGGTTGACCCGTTAGAATGCGAAGCCAAGGATCCCACCTTCTTTCAACATTTCTGTTCACGGGTGGAAATCGCTGGCATAAAGAAAGTCTCTGATCCCGAATACGGTATATTTCGTCGTCTGCTTTGGCTGATGTTGATCTTGGGATGTTTGGGATTTGGCATCTTCCAATGTACCATCCAGATGGCGCAGTTCTTCAACCGGCCAatcagggtcaaggtcaacgTGTCACGTGCCAAGGCGCTTGAGTttccgaccttgaccttctgcAATTTTAACCTCTATAAGGAGAGTGCAACTGAAAAAGCAGGGATAACTGGGTTGCTTTTCGTAATCGTGAATCAGATAGATGGGGCGGACTTGACGCCTTACGACATGAAGAACTTCAACTGGACGGAAAATTATATTCATTTTGGCCACCAGAAGAAAGACTCCATTGTGATG TGTTCCTTTCAACATAAGACTTGCACGGAGGCCAATTTTAGGCAGCTCACCACCGACATGGGCTGGTGTTTCCAGTTTAACTACG AGAATCCGTTGCTGAAAGTTGAGAATGCTGGCACCGATTTCGCTCTCCAACTTCATCTGTATGTCGAGACGGAAGAATATCTGGTGAGCGCCAATGGCCCTGGCATGGGCTTCAAG GTGTTGCCTCATGATCTGTACGACATCCCCCTGATGAGACCCTCGGGGATAGCGGTCAGTCCAGGAATGATGACTTTCATTGGACTCAAGAAGAGGAAG GTCGAGAAGCTTGCGGCACCCCACGGCACTTGCGGGTCCAAGCCATTGAAGTACTTCGCCAACTACTCCACATCAGCCTGCCTCGTTGAGTGCAATACGGATTACATCGCTGAACATTGTGGATGCAAACTTGACTACCAGCCCG GTAACTTCTCGTTCTGCAATCCCAAGGACATGTACGACTGTGCCTTCGACCGGTCCAAGCTGTTTGTCAGCGACCCAAACCAGACCTGTACGGACGCGTGCCCAGACGAGTGCAAGTCGACCACCTACGAAACCGACTGGTCGGCCATAGATATCAAGCCGGACTACTACGAAGGGGTTATCTATAAAGGCAACTTGTCCCACACTTACAACAAGAATGTCACTCCAGAGAGCATGGCCAAGAACCTTGCCGTCGTCTATATCTTCTACCGCGATATGAACGTGGAGGAGACGGTCCAGCAACCTGCTTACTCCTCCTTCGATATGTTCTGCGACGTTGGGGGTACCTTCGGCCTCGTTCTCGGCGCCAGTGTACTCACTTTCATCGACATCGTGGACTTCCTTGTCTACTATTTCGTCACTCGGAAAATGACGCAGAAGGTTGCAGTAAattaa
- the LOC135491551 gene encoding acid-sensing ion channel 1C-like: MVKDRIVKTRRGARDAWDGPPDYNESCGRTIGEAPSWKTAVSAVTAVNAFKDPFPVEKVEKALTDPLQYEAKGPTFSQQFCSRVEMAGLRKVSDPEYGILRRLLWLIFILGCLGFGIFQCTIQITQFFNRPIRVKVNITRVKEMEFPTLTFCNFNFWKEGPSTRDGITELVWMIVYQVKGADLTPYEPFNNFNWTREHLNFGHQKKDSIVLCSFQHKTCTEANFRHLTTDMGWCFQFNYENPLLKVENAGTDFALQLHLYVETEEYVASANGPGMGFKVLPHDLYDIPLMRPSGIAVSPGMMTFIGLKKKKVEKLAAPHGTCGSKQLKYFANYSTSACFVECNTDYLAEYCGCKLDYQPGNFSFCSPKDMYDCAFDRGKLFVTDPNQTCTDACPDECKSTTYETDWSAIEIKPDYYEGVFESNNLSNTYNKDVTPEKLAKNLAVVYIFYRDMNVEETVQHAAYSSFDMFCDVGGTFGLVLGASVLTFIDIIDFLVYYFVTRKMTQKVAAN, from the exons ATGGTCAAAGACAGGATAGTGAAGACTAGAAGGGGTGCACGGGACGCCTGGGACGGTCCGCCTGATTATAACGAATCGTGCGGCAGAACCATCGGGGAGGCTCCATCGTGGAAGACCGCCGTGTCTGCCGTGACCGCGGTGAACGCCTTTAAGGACCCGTTCCCCGTGGAAAAGGTGGAGAAGGCTCTAACTGACCCGCTTCAATACGAAGCCAAGGGTCCCACTTTCTCTCAACAATTCTGCTCACGGGTCGAGATGGCTGGTCTCCGTAAGGTATCTGATCCTGAATACGGCATACTTCGTCGTCTGCTCTGGCTCATTTTTATCTTAGGATGCCTTGGATTCGGAATATTCCAGTGTACCATCCAGATCACGCAGTTCTTCAACAGGCCAATCAGGGTCAAGGTAAACATAACACGTGTCAAGGAGATGGAGTtcccgaccttgaccttctgcAATTTCAACTTCTGGAAGGAAGGGCCATCAACACGTGATGGAATAACTGAATTAGTTTGGATGATTGTTTATCAGGTTAAAGGTGCCGACTTGACGCCTTACGAGCCCTTCAATAACTTCAACTGGACGAGAGAGCATCTAAATTTTGGTCACCAGAAGAAAGACTCCATTGTATTG TGTTCCTTTCAACACAAGACATGCACGGAAGCAAACTTCAGGCACCTCACCACCGACATGGGCTGGTGTTTCCAGTTTAACTACG AGAATCCGTTGCTGAAAGTTGAGAATGCGGGCACCGACTTCGCTCTCCAACTTCATCTGTATGTCGAGACGGAAGAATACGTGGCGAGTGCCAATGGTCCTGGAATGGGCTTCAAG GTGTTGCCTCATGATCTGTACGACATCCCCCTGATGAGACCCTCAGGAATAGCGGTCAGTCCTGGCATGATGACATTCATTGGactcaagaagaagaag GTCGAAAAGCTTGCGGCACCCCACGGAACTTGCGGATCCAAGCAATTGAAGTACTTCGCCAACTACTCTACGTCTGCTTGTTTCGTTGAGTGCAACACCGACTACCTGGCCGAATATTGTGGATGCAAATTGGACTACCAGCCTG GAAACTTCTCGTTCTGCAGTCCCAAGGACATGTACGACTGTGCCTTCGACCGGGGCAAGCTGTTTGTCACCGATCCAAACCAGACCTGTACGGACGCGTGCCCAGACGAGTGTAAGTCGACCACCTACGAAACCGACTGGTCGGCCATAGAGATCAAGCCGGACTACTACGAAGGGGTTTTCGAGTCGAACAACTTGTCCAACACGTACAACAAGGATGTCACTCCAGAAAAGCTGGCCAAGAACCTTGCCGTCGTCTATATCTTCTACCGCGATATGAACGTGGAGGAGACGGTCCAGCATGCTGCTTACTCCTCTTTCGATATGTTCTGCGATGTGGGGGGTACATTCGGCCTCGTTCTCGGCGCCAGTGTACTCACTTTCATCGACATCATCGACTTCCTCGTCTACTATTTCGTCACTCGGAAAATGACGCAGAAGGTTGCAGCAAATTAA